TTTGAAGAGGATTGAACGGCCTTTGAAGAACACGTAAGCTTTTACTTTCGCGCCTTCCTGAAGGAAGCCTACAGCGTGCTTGAGCTTGAAGTTGTAGTCGTGGTCATCAGTCTGCGGACCGAATCGGATCTCCTTTACCACTACCTTGGTAGCCTTGGCTTTCTGTTCTTTCTGTCGCTTTTTCTGCTGATAGAGGAATTTCTGATAGTCAAGGATCTTGCACACCGGCGGTTCGGCGGTGGGTGAGATTTCGATGAGGTCGAGCTCCAGTTCCTCGGCAAGCTTCAGCGCTTCCTGGATGGAGTATATGCCTGTCTCAACGTTGTCGCCTACGAGCCGCACTTCACGTGCACGGATGCGTTCATTGGTTGCGTAGGGGTCTTTCTCTTTGTTAGGGACAAAGGGGCGACGGGGCCCGTTGTTGGGACGGGGAGGACGAGGGGTGAAAGGTTTTTTCTCCATTCAGGGGTTTTAAGAATCTTGTTTTAGGGTTACTGGTTAATCATCTCATTGACTTCGCGAGTCAATTCGGCTGCAAAGTTAGCAATTTTCATCGAACCTTTATCACCTTCGCCCTGTTTTCTTACAGAAATTTCACCATTTTCGGCTTCTTTTTCTCCTACGATGAGCATATAGGGGATACGTTTGAGTTCGTTGTCGCGTATTTTCTTGCCGATCTTCTCGTTTCGGTCGTCGACTTGGGTGCGTATGTCCTGGATGTTGAGCTGCTTTGCAACCTCGTGGGCATAATCGTTGAACTTCTCCGAGATGGGGAGCACGACTGCCTGTTCGGGAGCGAGCCAAAGGGGGAATCTGCCGGCTGTGTGCTCAAGGAGCACTGCCACGAATCGCTCCATGGAGCCGAACGGCGCACGGTGGATCATCACCGGACGGTGCTTCTGGTTGTCACTTCCGGTGTATTCGAGCTGGAAGCGTTCGGGCAGGTTGTAGTCAACCTGGATTGTGCCGAGCTGCCAGCGGCGTCCAAGTGCGTCCTTTACCATGAAGTCGAGTTTGGGCCCGTAGAATGCAGCCTCGCCAAGCTCGGTGCGTGCTTTGAGCCCTTTCTCGGCGCATGCGTCGATGATTGCCTGCTCGGCAAGGTGCCAGTTCTCGTCACTGCCTATGTATTTTTCCTTATGTTCCGGGTCGCGCAGAGAGATCTGGGCTTCAAAATTCTCGAATTTGAGAGCCTTGAAAATGAAGAATATAATATCCATCACTTTCAGGAACTCACCCTTTATCTGGTCAGGTGAGCAGTAGATGTGGGCATCGTCCTGAGTGAAGCCGCGTACGCGTGTCAGTCCGTGGAGCTCGCCGCTCTGCTCGTAGCGGTACACGGTGCCGAATTCGGCAAGGCGCAGAGGCAGGTCACGGTAGCTGCGGGGGAGTGCACGGAATATCTCACAGTGGTGAGGACAGTTCATGGGCTTGAGCAGGTACTCTTCACCCTCCTCGGGTGTGTGGATTGGCTGGAAAGAGTCCTTTCCGTATTTTGCGTAGTGGCCTGAGGTGACATAGAGGTTCTTGTTGCCGATGTGCGGTGTGATCACCTGCTGGTAGCCGTACTGTTTCTGTATCTTGCGGAGGAATTGCTCCAGACGGTCGCGCAGTGCTGTTCCCTTGGGGAGCCACAGGGGCAGACCGGCTCCTACGTTCTGAGAGAATGCGAAGAGCTCCATCTCTTTGCCGAGTTTGCGGTGGTCGCGCTTCTTGGCCTCTTCAAGAAGAGCCAGATACTCATCGAGCATCTTCTTCTTGGGGAAGGTGATGCCGTACACACGCACAAGCTGTTTGCGCTTTTCGTCGCCGCGCCAGAACGCCCCGGCGAGAGATGTTACCTTGGCGGCCTTGATAGGGGCGGTGTTAGGGATGTGGGGACCACGGCACAGGTCGGTGAAAGAGCCTTGTGTGTAGGTGGTGATGTGTCCGTCCTCAAGTTCGGATATGAGCTCACACTTGTACTCCTCGCCACGGTCGCCAAACATTTTCAGCGCATCCGCCTTGGAGATGTCAGCGCGTACGATTGGCTGTTTCTCCTGAGCGAGTTCAAGCATTTTTTTCTCGATCTTGGGGAATTCGGCGGATGTGAGCTGGTGCTCTCCCGGGTCGATGTCATAATAGAAGCCGTTCTCGATTGCCGGGCCTATGCCGAATTTCACTCCGGGATACAGCTCCTGGAGAGCCTCAGCGAGAAGGTGGGCCGACGAATGCCAGAACGCGTGCTTCCCCTCAGGGTCGTCCCATTTGTGGAGCTTGAGGGTGGCATCTTCATCAATGGGGCGTGCGAGGTCCCATTCTTTGTCATTGACGGTGGCTGCGAGCACATCGCGAGCCAACTGGGACGACAGGCTTTCAGCTATCTGAAAAGGGGTGGTGCCCTTTTCGTACTGCTTTACGCTGCCGTCAGGGAATGTGATGTTTATGGAATCCATTTTTTAATATATGTGGGGGAGACATACGGACGACTCCCCGCTGTTTTTGTTTCAGTTTGCAAAGGTAACGAAAATTGAGTAATTTTGCTACGATTATGGGAAAAATAAGCAACGCAACAGTCCAACGCATACTGGAAGCCACCGACATAGTTGAGGTGGTGAGCGATTTCGTGTCATTGAAGAGGAAAGGTGCCAATTATTGGGGGCTCTGTCCGTTTCATAATGACCGTTCGCCGTCATTTTCGGTGTCAAAGTCGCGTGGACTTTGCAAGTGCTTCAGCTGTGGGGAAGGGGGTAGTGCCGTCAATTTCCTTATGAAGCTGGAGCACCTGAGCTACAGTGAGGCTCTGCGTTATCTTGCCCGAAAATACAATATCGAGGTTGAGGAGCGTGAGATGACTCCCGAAGAGGAGCGTAGGGAGACGGCTCGCGACAACATGTTTGCTGTCAATGATTTTGCACTGCGTTATTTCAAGAACAACCTTTTTGAGACCAATGAGGGGCGAGATGTTGGCCTGAGTTATTTCCGCCATCGCGGCATCAGCGATCCGATGATCGAGAAGTTTCATCTCGGCTATGCATTGGAGCTTAAGGATGCTCTATACAAGTATGCACTTGAGCGCGGTTATAGCGAGGAATATGTGTTTGCCACCGGACTGTGCACGCAGACTGACGATGGGCGTGTCTATGACCGGTTCCGCGGACGTGTGATATATCCGGTCCACACGCTTTCTGGCAAGGTCGTGGCATTCGGAGGCCGCACACTGCGATCGGACAAGACCATGGCAAAGTATGTCAACTCCCCTGAGAGCGACATCTATTCCAAGCGCAGGGAGCTGTACGGTCTTTACCAGGCGAAGCAGGCAATATCGAAGGAGGGGAAGTGTATCATTGTCGAGGGGTATATGGACGTGATATCCATGCATCAGTCGGGGATATGCAATGTGGTGGCATCGTCGGGCACCGCGCTCACAGTGGAGCAGGTGAGGCTCATAAAACGGTTCACCACCAATGTCACTCTCATTTATGATGCCGATGCTGCCGGTATCAAGGCATCCCTGCGCGGTATAGAGCTCCTGCTTCAGGACGGGATGGATATAAAGGTGCTCCTGTTGCCTCCGGGTGAGGACCCTGACTCGTTTGCCCAGTCGCACAGTTCTGCCGAGGTGAATGACTATATAAAGGCGAATGAGACTGATTTCATAACCTTTATGGCCCGCATCCTCCTTAAGGATGTCGACAACGACCCCACCGGACGTGCGAATGTAATAACTCAGATAGTAAAGACAATCGCGCTTATACCCAATGAGATCACCCGAAGCGTGTATGTACAGGAGTGCTCCAACATTCTTTTCATATCGGAGGATGTGCTGAGGCGTGAGGTGGGCAGATATTTCAATGAGTATGCGCTGAAGTCGCGTGAGGACCGTCTGCGCGAAGCATCGCTTACCACCGACCACCGTAAGGCGGATGAAGATTCCGTCCCATCTGCCGGACGCGGAGATACTGATGAGCCTGAGTCAGAAGGTCCCAAGGCGAATCCTATAAGCTCTCATGCCGCATTTCTGAGGAAATACGAGATGAATCTGCTCAGGCTTGTGGCACGTTACGGCAATCTTACTCTTGCCGACAGTGTTGATGAGAATGACAATGTGGTTGCCGTATCGGTGCTTGAGTATATAGAGTCCGATTTGCAACAGGACGGCATAGCTTTGTCAAATCCTGACCTGGCACATTTTCTCAGTGTGGCACACAGGGCAAGCCGTGAGTCATGGGAGGAGAGTTACAGACATGAGATGGAGCGGCTTCAGGCGGAACGTTCGCGCAAGTTTGCCGCCGGGATCGAGGAGATTCGTGCCAAGGCTACTGATGTAGGGAGCATAACCGCTATGGAGCGAGCCCTCAATGAGACTATCGATGCGGAGTATAGCATCGGGCTTGAGGATTTCTGTGCCGACTATCTATCGCGTATACTATGCTCTTCTCCCGACGATGCGGTGCGCAATCTTGCCACAGAACTTGTGGTGGAGCGTTACACGCTGAGCAAGGTGCACACAAAGTATGCCCATGTGGAGACAGAGCGTGAACAGCTTGTGGAGCTTGTGCCTCGTGCCATACACGAACTCAAGGATGCCATTCTGAATACGCGTGTCATTGATGCTCGTGGCAGGCTCAAGCAGGCGTGTGAGTCAAATGACTATGCCTCTACTCTTGACGCGATGAGAGAGATCAAGGATCTGGAAACCCTGCGCTCCTCGCTTGCCAAACTTATCGGTGACCGTGTGATAGCCCCGCGTAAGTAGTATTAGGTGATTGTCGCTTTATGGCGTCGGACAATCAGGATATTAAAAAGAGCTCCTGCCTTCCCGGCAGGAGCTCTTCAATCATTTAGATATTATTTAGCCATTGGATCTTCTTTTATCGTGTGCCGCCGAATATCCATACCGGTTCAGAGAACACGTATAGACCGTCGCCGTAGGCTTCACGCACATTGGTGTTGGATGAAACACCTGAGTTGCCATAGGGCAGGCGCAGAGGCCAGCGTGATGATGAGCCGTTCATGTTCTTGGGATTGGTGAGGGTTATGAATTCCTCGCCAAGAGCTTTGCAGCGGCGAATGTCGTTGTAGGTCTCGACCTGTTCGTCGCGGCACTGAGAAAGATATTTCTGTACCATTACCTCCTTGACAGGATTGTCGGAGATGCGAGAAGACAGAGAGGCTACATATTCGGATGCCGACTGGCTGATAGAGCCGAACGTCTTGATGTCATTGAAGTTGGCATTGATGGCTGAGCTCAGGGACTCGGTGCAGTCAGCTCCGTTACGAGCCTGTATTTCAGCCATGATGAAATACACCTCGGAGAGTGAAAGAATGTGAGTGGTGGCTGTCGGGTACAGCGGATAGTCACCTGCTGCGTTGTATGTGAGCCATTTAGGTGCGCTCAGGGACCATGCGCCCGAAAGCACTGCCATGGTCTCGTCGCCGGGTATGCCGCACACAGGGGCCTGGTAGTCCGGATCGGCAGGGTCCATTTCGTCGCCGGCACTATAATAATATATGTATACGTTCTCGCGAGGGTCCTGACGATCCTTGAGCAGAGACTGCACGGTTGTGGTGCATGCACAGTAGTCGCGGCTGTACTGGAATGCCTGCCATGGTGACATGAGTGATTCAGTGCCGTCGTAGATGTCGAGCACCATGCCGTCAAATCCGGCATCGATCGCAGCCTGAGCTTCGGTCAGAGCCTCGGCGGCGGCATTGGCGTCTCTTTTCATCATGTGAAGCTTGTAACGCGC
The sequence above is drawn from the Duncaniella freteri genome and encodes:
- the infC gene encoding translation initiation factor IF-3, with amino-acid sequence MEKKPFTPRPPRPNNGPRRPFVPNKEKDPYATNERIRAREVRLVGDNVETGIYSIQEALKLAEELELDLIEISPTAEPPVCKILDYQKFLYQQKKRQKEQKAKATKVVVKEIRFGPQTDDHDYNFKLKHAVGFLQEGAKVKAYVFFKGRSILFKEQGEVLLLRFANDLEEYGKVDQMPVLEGKRMIIMLSPKKK
- the thrS gene encoding threonine--tRNA ligase, producing MDSINITFPDGSVKQYEKGTTPFQIAESLSSQLARDVLAATVNDKEWDLARPIDEDATLKLHKWDDPEGKHAFWHSSAHLLAEALQELYPGVKFGIGPAIENGFYYDIDPGEHQLTSAEFPKIEKKMLELAQEKQPIVRADISKADALKMFGDRGEEYKCELISELEDGHITTYTQGSFTDLCRGPHIPNTAPIKAAKVTSLAGAFWRGDEKRKQLVRVYGITFPKKKMLDEYLALLEEAKKRDHRKLGKEMELFAFSQNVGAGLPLWLPKGTALRDRLEQFLRKIQKQYGYQQVITPHIGNKNLYVTSGHYAKYGKDSFQPIHTPEEGEEYLLKPMNCPHHCEIFRALPRSYRDLPLRLAEFGTVYRYEQSGELHGLTRVRGFTQDDAHIYCSPDQIKGEFLKVMDIIFFIFKALKFENFEAQISLRDPEHKEKYIGSDENWHLAEQAIIDACAEKGLKARTELGEAAFYGPKLDFMVKDALGRRWQLGTIQVDYNLPERFQLEYTGSDNQKHRPVMIHRAPFGSMERFVAVLLEHTAGRFPLWLAPEQAVVLPISEKFNDYAHEVAKQLNIQDIRTQVDDRNEKIGKKIRDNELKRIPYMLIVGEKEAENGEISVRKQGEGDKGSMKIANFAAELTREVNEMINQ
- the dnaG gene encoding DNA primase encodes the protein MGKISNATVQRILEATDIVEVVSDFVSLKRKGANYWGLCPFHNDRSPSFSVSKSRGLCKCFSCGEGGSAVNFLMKLEHLSYSEALRYLARKYNIEVEEREMTPEEERRETARDNMFAVNDFALRYFKNNLFETNEGRDVGLSYFRHRGISDPMIEKFHLGYALELKDALYKYALERGYSEEYVFATGLCTQTDDGRVYDRFRGRVIYPVHTLSGKVVAFGGRTLRSDKTMAKYVNSPESDIYSKRRELYGLYQAKQAISKEGKCIIVEGYMDVISMHQSGICNVVASSGTALTVEQVRLIKRFTTNVTLIYDADAAGIKASLRGIELLLQDGMDIKVLLLPPGEDPDSFAQSHSSAEVNDYIKANETDFITFMARILLKDVDNDPTGRANVITQIVKTIALIPNEITRSVYVQECSNILFISEDVLRREVGRYFNEYALKSREDRLREASLTTDHRKADEDSVPSAGRGDTDEPESEGPKANPISSHAAFLRKYEMNLLRLVARYGNLTLADSVDENDNVVAVSVLEYIESDLQQDGIALSNPDLAHFLSVAHRASRESWEESYRHEMERLQAERSRKFAAGIEEIRAKATDVGSITAMERALNETIDAEYSIGLEDFCADYLSRILCSSPDDAVRNLATELVVERYTLSKVHTKYAHVETEREQLVELVPRAIHELKDAILNTRVIDARGRLKQACESNDYASTLDAMREIKDLETLRSSLAKLIGDRVIAPRK
- a CDS encoding SusD/RagB family nutrient-binding outer membrane lipoprotein; the encoded protein is MKLYKFIPAAALLLMASCSEDEMDRINTDHGNPPIDVINGRLMITDAITSTGFTTASGDYSYYASVYNEQIFGTGNNQFKNAELRQISEVAGSSTFNNVWNGTYATLLNLKSIIAKCGEGGLNSGQKDLLGMAQVLAALNWGILTDMHGDIPCSEALQGGALKQPKLDTQESIYKYIFALLDDAIANLTEAKTKGMSNVGDQDLLYGNDNSKWLAAAHAVKARYKLHMMKRDANAAAEALTEAQAAIDAGFDGMVLDIYDGTESLMSPWQAFQYSRDYCACTTTVQSLLKDRQDPRENVYIYYYSAGDEMDPADPDYQAPVCGIPGDETMAVLSGAWSLSAPKWLTYNAAGDYPLYPTATTHILSLSEVYFIMAEIQARNGADCTESLSSAINANFNDIKTFGSISQSASEYVASLSSRISDNPVKEVMVQKYLSQCRDEQVETYNDIRRCKALGEEFITLTNPKNMNGSSSRWPLRLPYGNSGVSSNTNVREAYGDGLYVFSEPVWIFGGTR